The Dromaius novaehollandiae isolate bDroNov1 chromosome 3, bDroNov1.hap1, whole genome shotgun sequence genome includes the window TTCTGTGCTGAAGGCTCAGAGCTGCTGGAATACAGCCATCACTGCAAATGCCCACACAAAATTTAGGAGAGGCTTAAATTCAGCCCAGCGCATAATAGAATATCTTGGACTCTTTCAAAATAGGGGCACCTCCCTTACTTCTCATGTGCTTCCTTTTCAATTTTGGCAAACATTGTATTGGGAACTCTCCATATATAACCCATGCCTCGTGTTCTTGACATCCAACTCAGCCACCCTCCCTCTTGTTGCAGAAGGAACTATAATGCTTTCACATAGCAAATACATGATTTTACAGAGGGTCCTGTACTGAAAATGCTTCAGGAGGAAACTTAATATAGAAAATGATGCTAAAGTGGCTTTTGCCTGAAACAACATACAGTTTGAAACATGGATATTTGGAGAGCTCAGTCTATCCTGTGTCTTTGCAGCTCTGAATTTCTCTCAGATTTGTAGCATCCTCTATCCCTTTCGTattcctcccagccctgccttCCCCAAGACATTGCATGTACACTGCAGTGGtaatttttcctctccattttcctgAATTAAGTTTGCATGTATAGATCCAAGATGGAGTTTCAGGAAACCAATATTAACTAAGTTGCTATGTCTTTGCCACCTACCTTCTCATAGACTGGGAAGTGTCTGTTTGTGGCCTTGTCCACAATATTAGCAAGATGTTGCTCCTTTTTATCAGCTGGTTGGAAAGGATGGCTCATGAGTAACTCATCCAGATCTATTATTGCTTCCACATACATATcaattctggaagaaaaagttTGATTTGGTCAATTCACAGTAGGTCCGAATAGCACAATAAGTACTGACATAGCCCCGACTGAAATGTTAGGAACACCTCTTCTATCCAAAATGCATAGGATGGAGCAGTCCCCCCTCCAAGTGCAGTAGCTTCTGTTTTGGGAGGAGATAAAAGACAAGTGGAATATATCTAACCAAAACTGAAGTACTACATTCCTTCCATTTTTCACTAGTGGTGATATTCCTCTACATTAAGTTTTTCAAGCATATATACAAAATTGGCATATACGTCATCCAAACCCATGTTAAAAATCAAAGCAGATGTGTTAAGTTAAACAGTGTTTCTATACGATTCCTACTGGATATCATGAAATGTGTTTACTTGTGCTAACTAGCTTGAAGCATTTCAGGATATTTACATAATCAACACATGTGCCTTGAGAGCGCTATCCTTTAATATCTAGTTCCTAGAAACAGAAGAGTTTCTCTTCCCATCAAAGACATTTCCCTGAATTTGAGCTGGTGAAAATGCATGCTGCTGGCGACTCCAGGGGACAGTGAATGAAGAGCGGCATCAGGAAGACAGACTGTCCTCTGTACTCCTGACTGCTTTCTTCTGATTCTTGCATTGACCTTTGATCTTCATAAACACCCTTGCACCCTCCTGCCTATCTAATCTAGCTGGTTAATCCTGTTGTAGACATCACCTGCAGGCAAGGCCAGGACACGCTACATGAAAATCTGCTGAATCACCCTGAATCGAATAGTAAGCCGGGATGTTCTTGTATTGCACAACAAGGCTGTCTGCATTGCGGTCTATCAAACAAAGACAGTATCGGTACCGTACAGGGCTCTCTCCTTCAGGTCCTTCCCGTAGAGGTTGTACTTTGCTGCTATGTAGTTGCCAATGGCTCTAGTCTGCACCATCTTGATCCCGTCGATCTCCACCATGGGCACTTGCTGAAACAGCAGGGCTCCACCTAGAATAAAAGGGACATGACAAACAAGACATTCAGCCTCTGAAGGAGTACCATCAGTGGGTATCTGGCAAAATGTCTTACGATCCATATTATTTTTGATTTGAGACAGTCTTCGTCACTCTCAGATTATGGTATGGAAAAAGCTTACCATAAAATGAAGAAGCATTTGTGGGTGATAGGTTAATCTAATATTATAACAATCAGCTTCTTGAAGTTTCTTCAAATCTGATGAAGCACCCGAATGCAGAAGCTTCAGGAATCACACACTGAAAAGGACAAGTCCTGCACTGCACGGTCCTAACTCAGATGAATTTCCATTGAGGTTGACACAGATGGGAAGGACTGAAGGACCTGACCCATCTGACCCATCACAAACCAGTTTCTGTCATGCTACGATAAATATTATGGAAATATGGACTATTTAAAAGCTTGTCAACATGAATGCCAATACAAATGTTTATACTTATCTTTGTGACTACTCTACTGACTTTAACTGATCAGAGATGTAAGTCAGAGTAATTACTCTATAGGATGACATTTATTGTCTTAAATAACCTATCGATTATGTCCATCTTTGGATCCACTGTAAGGCAAGTGTGCATAGAAACTGTTTGCTATTAAaggcatatttttattattatgctCATGTCTTAAAATACTGCTGTGCTTTTTGAAAGCTTGCAGGTGTCAGGAGGATCAACTCGTTCTTCCCAAAGGAGAGCGGGACTGCAAATGCCGACCTAAGCTCAGACTTCTTTGGTCAGCCAAGGTGAACTGGAAGAGCACAGACATGTGATTTGGcttggagaaaaaataaatctcaaacCCACGGAGATGGAAGCTAAAGAGCAGCAAGGTCAACTATTGCCTTGGGAAACCAAGAATACATCAGAGTTACAGGTTAAACTCTGAACTCTGAAACTTGTTTCATATGGATTATAAAACAACAGCTTTGTAGGCAACCTAAAATACTAATGAATTTCAAGACGATCTGATGACAAAAAACTGTACTATCATAAGACTGAAGTGACTGGGCAGATGGTATCATCTATCACAGTGTGTTCTCACTGCAGTGTGCATCTGTGATACCTCAGGTGCAATCCaatcttgattttcttttcaagagaCATAAGACTTCTTAGATGTTCTAAGACAAATAGGTCTATTTACTGAAAAGTGAAGGAAACTTACTCTTCAGTAACTTTAGCAGGTCATCCCTTGTTTCCAGAAAACATTCTTCAAACTGCAGGAAATATAGAAGAAAAGTCATGTTGTCACTGTGTATTTTAGCTTCTGCATTGCATGAGACAATCGAAGACCAGAGAGTTATACTTTggggaattttcttttaaaaagatgaatCGGTTGTTAAAGtgatatcttttaaaaatgtttttgcctCTGTCATccgctcctcttccccctcccataTGAATCATATCTGCGTGCAGGTAAGATTTGGGATAAACTGGAGGTTCCCAGAAGGCACAGAGCACTGCCTTCTGGGCTAAGTATGACCGTGCTGCTCCTGTTCTCACTGCTGGCAGGAAATGGAGCAAGAGATCGTTCAGGGAGAAGGGCGTATAGGTAAATTCATACGGTGGCAGGAGAACTGTGCTAGAGCTTCTTTGCCGcaggctgggaagaggagggaggaagagaaaggatcaTGTGTCCTCTGCAGTTTTCTGGCTCATTGCTTTTCACCATGACAAAAGCTCACAGCTCTTAAACACACAGATTCCCTGCACTGTCTCCCTCTCCAGCTTTAATATCAGAAATTGTTAGAGGTGAGAAGAATTACTGTTTGTTTTATATAAGGCATTACTTTCAAGGGGCCGTTACATTGCAATAGGCATAATATAAACACTCTTCTGGACTTTGGGGTTTAGCTAGAGGCCTTCAGAGTTGAAAGTGCTGAATCCCTATGATCAGAAGATAGAACCAGGGACTACCACTGTGgttataaaaatgttatttggcTAGCTATAGGGAGATGCATTCATAATGCTAACAACAGGCTTGGAACATGATGGTTAAAAGTGAGATAGGAACCTGCTTTGCTACTTGGGATAAGCTAGTAGTGACATTAATTGTTTTTTAATGGTGAGTGGTGTAGTAATAGGTAATAACATGATCTCATAAGAACCATAACTAGCAATGCTGACTTGGTCATCATTGTGCAGTGCACTGAACACGGAACTTGAAACTGCTGGTCAGTCACAGTTTTGATAAGGGAcagtaaaaatatgtatttctcacATGCTCTTAGTATAAAAAACATAGGCAGACCTCAACTCCAGCTGCTGCTAGTAGCCACCGAATTGATTCCATTCGACCTCGTCCATTGAAGTAGTGGAGCTTGGGTTTCCCAGACATGTTTCCAAGCACCTGATTTCCTACTATCTAGAATAAAGAAGAAAGTTTTGCAGAATAAGGATTCAGAATGCTGTTTTTGAGTCTCTGACTGGTTCTCAAGCATCATTCAAAGCTTTCTCATTTGAAACCGATGATTTATGGTCCAGAACTCTCATCAAATTAACAGAGGAGTTAAAATGCATTATATCATTTTGCCTTGAGTTGTCTTTTATACATGTAGTTTATTTAAGCAGAACTCTGTACTGGGAATGATTGGCCCATGCCAGAGAGCAAGCAGATCAAAATCCTCTTGCTGAACACCCGTACCCTCCCAAAGTGTTCTGCTCTCACCAAAGAGCAAGGTGTGCAATATACACTGCTCTGTTTATTTTGACATTATCTCAGGACACAGGCTACTCTTTAAGCAGATACACAATACAAACTCAGATATTCTTTGTTTTCTCCCGTAGCCATTATGTTCCATTATAAGGTGATGGgaaggtattttttttccactgtatgcATTCAGCCTCATTTGCAACAATCACTACTCCTCTCATTTCTTTGGGCAAGCACTGGAAGACCTAGAATTTTATACTATCTCCAGTAATGTTAGATTGACTGACAGCTATTACGACAAGCAGAGCCAAAGTAAAACATTTACTCAGTTTAATTccaattctttttgctttttctttggacTTGTGCTACAAATATTTCAACATCAAACATTTCTAAGAGATCAATCAGTTGCCAACACTAGTTCAAGCTTTATCAGCAGATGCAACagttagttaaaaaacaaacacagacagaATTTGAAGCAACAGCTTTTTCTGGGCACGCTACCATCCACCCCATTAGGAAACAGTCCATGCACATCGGCAGCAAGTGTGTAGACAGTACCCAGTTTTATCCTGGTTTCACAATTATTAACACCATGTCAACAATAAAGCTGAAGAAttaacagcagtgaaaaacaaattcctacaaaagatatatatatatattcctcttGTAAATAAGATGTAGTCTTCTCTGAAATAGGAAGAAGGGGGTAACAGGAAGCATTCTTCACATTTCTGAgagcaaaatacatatttttttaattggtacCCCTAGCAGGCAGCTGCTTAAGAAACGAATATTTGATGCACATAGCCATGTTAGTAATGAAAACAAGTACAAGTATTTAATCCATTAAATCCATTCACTCACTTTACTTTCAGGTACACTAATTTCCTATGCTTATCTAAGATCCAAAAAGCTTACCTTGCACAAAGTCTAACCTGCTCAAAGCTCTCAGTAGCTTTGCCCTCAAGTTATACAGCTCTGTAGCCCCTCCTACAAAGAGAATTGCAGTCAGTTCTCTGCAGATAAGAAACGCCTCTTTCTTGAACAATTAGTCCTGCTTAGTCACTTCTCACCTACAGAAAAGAAATTCCTCAGTAAGCTGACTGTGTACAAATGTAAGACTCACAGGAGTTCATGATCAGTTGAAACATCTGAGCTGGTAGAAAACTCTATgccttttattttcactgtttagcAGCCtgctaattaaaaataatcaaaacagctgaaaaattccCAAGATTTAAAAAACTCTTAAGACAGTAACCAATTTTTTACTTAAATGTTTTAAGATTTTGTACTTTTAACAAATTGCCTCTTTACTAACCAACTAATTCAGCTTGAATCATAGGTaagcttccttcccttccctaccGGTGAGGGATATTCCTTCTGGACATTTGTCCCTGCCTAATGTTGATCCATGTGCCAAATTTCATTCCTGGACATAgaagtttcttctgttttcatcAAAGATATTTCCCTGAGCTTGACCTGGTGAAAATGCATACTGCTGACGACTCCAGGGGACAGTGAATGAAGAGCGGCATCAGGAAGACAGACTGTCCTCTGTACTCCTGACTGCTTTCTTCTGATAACTGTATTGACTTCAAAGAGTCAAGACAGCATAAATTCCCCTGCACCCTCCTGCCTATCTAATCTAGCTCATTAATAATCCTGTAAACATCACCTGCAGGCTAGTTCAACACATGCTGCATGAAAATCTTCTGAATCACTCTGAATTGAATAGTGAGCTGGGATGTTCTTCTTGTATTACCCATCAGGGTTGTATGAATTGTAGTCTGTCAAACAAAAATGGTGTCGTTACAGTACAGGGCTCCCTCCTCAAGGTCTTTCCCATAGAAGGGAAGGTGCTGTGTTGGTGCTTTGCTGCTGTTTAGCTGAAAATGATCCTCTTCCCATCAGACTCCACCAGTGGTGCCTGTTAGGCCGTGCTTGAcagtaaaaaaaagcagaattatttagAACTGGGTCCACAGAAGGACAAGACATTGAAATCTCCAAGGTCACCAAGGCAATGTCTTGGCTTTTAGGAGATGCCTAGTCCCTGAATGGCGTACTCAGTAACACCTCCCTCTGTACCCCATACAGCACATGAGGAGAACCAAGCCCCCCCAGAACAAGACTCCTAACTGACAGCATATCCTATAGTCTCTGCCTTCTGATTCAGGctgtttcctttatttcttccctttgcctccttCTTACATTTTGGGAAGTTCTTCTCTTCAAGCTCTTAAAGCCCGCAGTGGGATTCAGTCACCAAACCATAGGTGTCCATGCCACCTGGAATGTTCTCAGGCATCCCACCaacctccagctgcagctcccgtAGAGCACGACCCTGTGCTGCATACCACGTTTCATCCACCAGCCCCACATgggtgcctcagtgcctcaacagtgTCCCAGGTAGCACCAGGCATCTACAGTAATATAATAGAAGACCCTTCTTAGTATCACTGGTGAAGCACAAGCTGCCCAAGTTTTGTTTGCTGTGATTGTCCAGACTAAACCTAATTTGTTAATGTTTTATAATGAAAGAGAATTCTGCATAAGAATGGTTTATTTGCTTGACAAATGAGTGTTTTCCCCCCAAGACTCTCTACAGTTCTGAAGTATGCTGTTAGCATGAATGTTTCCAAATGTAAAAGATCAAATTACACTATTGGAAACAGTATTTTCAATCTCATTAGACAAACACGACGCAGAATCTAGGATAAGATGCAGGGGACTCAAGTTGTCTTTACATAGACCTGTGCACTGAGGTGTGTCTGGTACTTTTGCACAAGTCCAGACTCGCTTTCTTAGGCAGCCTGGCTGGATTAATCTTTTGAAGGCCTGATCAAGATTAAGCTCAGAACTCTAGCAGATACCCCAAGGTCAAGCAACCATTCCTGCAAGGATTTAATGTCTACTCTATCAGAGGACTGCAAGATAAGAAAACCTGAGTTCAATTAAGAATATTAATTATGGTATGGACAAATTGGGTAAGACTCATCTCCCCTAACTTTGTAGAAACCTACATTTAATCTGGTTGCCTAGCCTTCTTTAAATAGGTCTAAATCCAGGTAAGAGGAAATCCTCACCGTGAACCTGAACTACAGCTGATGTCCAAGCTAAAGCCAATAGTATGCACTCAAAAAGCAGATGGATATTGCCTCAACTGAGGCATATAAAAGTTTTGTGTAGTTGAAACCAGTCCCCTCAAACTTCCCTCATGGGCAAGGGAGTGAAGTAAGAATCTTCAGAGGGTAATTCATCCCATCACTAAAATTTCCTGTTCTTGACTCTGTCAGAGGTTTCCTTCAAGATCTTAGGCAAGTCCTTTTCAACACAGTTCCTAGTctagaaagaagggaaaagtagAATACTGTCTGCCTCCTAATCTAGTAGGACTTTTGAAAACCTCACTTCACTGAACttttagaaaatgctgtaaaGTGTCATTTCTATTCTGCATGCCTAAAAGCGTCTGATCTCTTAAGCACTACTTGGTTCAGACTGACCATCCAAGAATTAAAACTAGGGGAAACCTCAAAGATACCCTAATAGATTAGGAGGGATTattctctccagctgctgctgatggccaccAGCTTGCTTCCACTTTGTCTCTTCCCTTAAAATAATAAGGTTTGGGGgaaatagtttaaaatataaattaaaaaaaattgtttttcagctgtgataCTGATTTTCTGTCACAGCATAGGAAAATGTTTTGTGTCATCAGCTTCAGTGGATTTTCCTCCATATACACAGCACAGCAGACTTAGGTTAATTTGGTTTGAGATTGTGTTGGAAATTAtgagcaaatatttaaaatatacttgtAACGGAAATAGGTGCACACAGAAACTGTTGTGTCTTATTACTGTATTAGCAGGGGGAATAGGAACTGTAGAAAAGGGAGCCTCATCAGTGACTATTTAAACCTACTGAGATATTCCCAGCCCTGCCTTGCTGTAGAAATAAAATCTAACACCAGTGTTCCATATCGTTTAAAACAAgggcctggattttttttcaaactagaGCTGCCTGTGTTCAGCACACTTGAAAAATGCAGCTCACAAGATATCTCCCATGAAAAATATCTCCAAATTGTGTTACACCCTCCAAGCCACACAGGGACTGGATATTTTTCCTAGTAAGTGTGCTATGTGATGATCTTATAAACCCAGGAATATATGTGCAAAAGGTAACCTGGCAGAggtaagagagaaataaataaataagtaaataaggtCTTTTCTTTAGCATTCTCTTGCTGACTTAACACTTGGCTTCGG containing:
- the LOC135327824 gene encoding glutathione S-transferase-like yields the protein MSGKPKLHYFNGRGRMESIRWLLAAAGVEFEECFLETRDDLLKLLKSGALLFQQVPMVEIDGIKMVQTRAIGNYIAAKYNLYGKDLKERALIDMYVEAIIDLDELLMSHPFQPADKKEQHLANIVDKATNRHFPVYEKVLKDHGQDFLVGNQLSRADVQLLEALLMAEECKPDILARFPLLQSFKARISNVPTIKKFLQPGSQRKPPLQEKDLPKVLKIFNLNQ